A stretch of Janibacter endophyticus DNA encodes these proteins:
- the metX gene encoding homoserine O-acetyltransferase MetX, with product MSVTSVFRPSAAWREGDDPGHRQFCDIGHLELERGTRLPDVTMAYETWGTLAPDGSNAVLVEHALTGDSHVVGEQSHAHPTPGWWEGMVGPGRPLDTDRWFVVAPNVLGGCQGTTGPSSVAVDGRAWGSRFPQITIRDQVSAEARLADELGIARWAAVIGGSMGGMRAIEWAVGHPDRVERAVVLASTAYATAEQIGWSQAQVLAIRNDPHFADGDYYRQPVGPDAGLAIARQIAHVTYRSELELHDRFGRRPQGDRSGSPFAVESYLDHHGTKLAGRFDANSYIVLTEAMNSHDVGRGRGGLQAALSRFAGELTVVAVDSDRLYPPRLTAEVAALRPGTRQATIRSRSGHDGFLTEIDQAGEVVAAALARHPR from the coding sequence ATGAGTGTGACGTCGGTCTTCCGGCCCAGCGCCGCGTGGCGCGAGGGCGATGACCCGGGCCACCGCCAGTTCTGCGACATCGGCCATCTGGAGCTCGAACGCGGCACGCGTCTGCCCGACGTGACGATGGCCTACGAGACGTGGGGGACCCTGGCGCCCGACGGCTCCAACGCCGTCCTCGTCGAGCACGCCCTGACCGGTGACAGCCATGTCGTCGGCGAGCAGAGCCACGCCCACCCGACCCCTGGTTGGTGGGAGGGCATGGTCGGCCCCGGCCGACCCCTCGACACCGACCGCTGGTTCGTCGTCGCGCCGAACGTCCTCGGTGGTTGCCAGGGCACGACCGGCCCGAGCAGTGTCGCCGTCGACGGCCGGGCCTGGGGCTCCCGCTTCCCGCAGATCACCATCCGCGACCAGGTGAGCGCCGAGGCCCGGCTGGCCGACGAGCTCGGTATCGCCCGGTGGGCCGCCGTCATCGGCGGCTCGATGGGTGGCATGCGTGCCATCGAGTGGGCGGTGGGCCACCCGGACCGGGTGGAGCGAGCCGTCGTCCTCGCGAGCACCGCCTACGCGACCGCCGAGCAGATCGGGTGGTCCCAGGCGCAGGTGCTCGCGATCCGCAACGACCCGCACTTCGCCGACGGCGACTACTACCGCCAGCCCGTCGGACCGGACGCCGGCCTGGCGATCGCCCGGCAGATCGCCCACGTCACCTACCGCAGCGAGCTCGAGCTGCACGACCGCTTCGGCCGCCGCCCTCAGGGCGACCGGTCGGGCTCCCCCTTCGCCGTCGAGAGCTACCTCGACCACCACGGGACCAAGCTCGCCGGCCGCTTCGACGCCAACTCCTACATCGTCCTCACCGAGGCGATGAACTCGCACGACGTCGGTCGGGGCCGCGGCGGCCTCCAGGCCGCCCTGTCCCGTTTCGCCGGTGAGCTGACCGTCGTCGCGGTCGACAGCGACCGGCTCTACCCGCCCCGCCTCACCGCCGAGGTTGCCGCCCTGCGACCCGGCACCCGCCAGGCGACGATCCGGAGCCGCTCCGGGCACGACGGGTTCCTCACCGAGATCGACCAGGCCGGCGAGGTCGTCGCCGCAGCGCTCGCGAGGCACCCGCGCTGA
- a CDS encoding transglutaminase TgpA family protein has translation MLRSAVAAVIAAGAVLAAALPLRHLFVETSFLRPALLVVAVVVLLGVLVRSATRSVTAVFVAQTLGLVGTLALLFARDTLWYLVPTPQTASAFGDLLLQSRETILGYAAPAPVNPGIDFSLAAIIGLVALTADLAAATADSPTLAGLPVVALYGISAANAPSGLPWLDFVLPAGLWLLLLAHQTRDQQRRWANHLLGGPGEDVEESARRDFVRQGVGLAAAGLALAVVVPAFVPHLPATVVGTWLRPAEDGDGPGGRGRVAISSEIDLRRSMEDQDPSPVMRYRTDDPSPPPLRVGVARRFEDGQAQIEPTGRLVELGDPSAFGLPMVQDATRTTVVEESRIRAPQLPAPFAAESVDGLGRWSIDDEGVVRVGSAPDSYAVTYRPPLTDTDTVTERATTSDPDLLPERTPYLGVDEEIVPELEEVLDAIVPADAGPLQSAQAIQTYLRGSEFTYDLELAPRGAGQHPISHFLDTKQGYCQQFAATMVHLARVREIPARFVVGFLPGAPTGSGQDAERVVRAADAHAWPELYIDGVGWLRFEPTPGGRAATVPGYSIERQGGTATETTTATTSAPTTSETTDPGAVEPSAEPTDESSWLSRLLWAVVVLALLAVLPLTALVLRERSRRSPRPPAEQIEADWDRLLTDLGDLGMSATPGATPRAAGRQLVHRSGAGARGTDQMRRIVTTLERARYAPPSGAPSREDAQQVRDDVDDLVSRVRRSRAGGSRVRSALVPRSAVRWWAGLPGRVVDQVRRR, from the coding sequence ATGCTCCGCTCGGCCGTCGCCGCCGTCATCGCCGCGGGCGCCGTCCTCGCCGCGGCGCTCCCGCTGCGTCATCTCTTCGTCGAGACGAGCTTCCTGCGACCGGCGCTCCTCGTCGTGGCCGTCGTCGTCCTCCTCGGGGTGCTCGTGCGCTCCGCGACCCGGTCGGTGACGGCGGTCTTCGTCGCGCAGACCCTCGGGCTCGTCGGGACGCTCGCGCTCCTCTTCGCCCGGGACACCCTGTGGTACCTCGTCCCGACACCGCAGACCGCGAGCGCCTTCGGCGACCTCCTGCTCCAGTCGCGCGAGACGATCCTCGGCTACGCAGCGCCCGCACCGGTCAACCCCGGCATCGACTTCTCGCTCGCGGCGATCATCGGCCTCGTCGCGCTGACGGCCGACCTCGCGGCGGCGACGGCGGACTCTCCGACGCTCGCCGGCCTGCCGGTCGTCGCCCTCTACGGGATCAGCGCCGCCAACGCCCCCTCCGGCCTCCCGTGGCTCGACTTCGTCCTCCCGGCGGGCCTGTGGCTGCTGCTCCTGGCCCACCAGACGCGTGACCAGCAGCGCCGCTGGGCCAACCACCTGCTCGGCGGACCGGGTGAGGACGTCGAGGAGAGCGCCCGGCGCGACTTCGTCCGGCAGGGTGTCGGGCTCGCCGCCGCCGGCCTCGCCCTGGCGGTCGTCGTCCCGGCCTTCGTGCCCCACCTGCCGGCCACGGTCGTCGGGACCTGGCTGCGACCGGCCGAGGATGGTGACGGCCCGGGCGGCCGGGGCCGGGTCGCGATCTCGAGCGAGATCGACCTGCGCCGCAGCATGGAGGACCAGGACCCCTCACCCGTCATGCGGTACCGCACCGACGACCCGAGCCCACCACCCCTTCGCGTCGGCGTCGCCCGGAGGTTCGAGGACGGCCAGGCCCAGATCGAGCCCACCGGCCGGCTCGTCGAGCTCGGCGACCCGTCCGCCTTCGGGCTCCCGATGGTCCAGGACGCCACCCGCACCACCGTCGTCGAGGAGTCGCGGATCCGTGCGCCCCAGCTGCCCGCCCCCTTCGCCGCGGAGTCTGTCGACGGTCTGGGCCGCTGGTCCATCGACGACGAAGGGGTGGTCCGGGTCGGGTCGGCGCCGGACAGCTACGCGGTCACCTACCGGCCGCCCCTCACCGACACCGACACGGTGACCGAGCGCGCGACGACGAGCGACCCCGACCTCCTGCCCGAGCGCACGCCGTACCTGGGTGTCGACGAGGAGATCGTCCCCGAGCTCGAGGAGGTGCTCGACGCGATCGTCCCCGCGGACGCCGGGCCGCTCCAGAGCGCGCAGGCGATCCAGACCTATCTGCGCGGGAGCGAGTTCACCTACGACCTGGAGCTCGCGCCGAGGGGCGCCGGGCAGCACCCGATCAGCCACTTCCTCGACACGAAGCAGGGCTACTGCCAGCAGTTCGCGGCGACGATGGTCCACCTCGCACGGGTGCGCGAGATCCCCGCACGCTTCGTCGTCGGCTTCCTCCCGGGGGCACCCACCGGCTCCGGGCAGGACGCCGAGCGGGTCGTCCGGGCCGCCGACGCCCACGCCTGGCCCGAGCTGTACATCGACGGGGTGGGGTGGCTGCGCTTCGAGCCCACGCCGGGGGGACGCGCCGCCACCGTGCCCGGCTACTCCATCGAGCGGCAGGGCGGCACCGCGACCGAGACGACGACCGCGACGACGTCGGCCCCGACCACCTCCGAGACGACCGACCCAGGCGCGGTCGAGCCGTCCGCGGAGCCGACCGATGAGTCGTCCTGGCTCTCCCGTCTGCTGTGGGCGGTCGTCGTCCTGGCGCTCCTCGCCGTCCTCCCGCTCACGGCCCTCGTGCTCCGAGAGCGCAGCCGCCGCTCGCCGCGGCCGCCGGCCGAGCAGATCGAGGCCGACTGGGACCGTCTCCTCACCGATCTCGGGGACCTCGGCATGTCCGCGACACCGGGGGCGACACCACGCGCCGCCGGGCGGCAGCTCGTCCACCGGTCCGGGGCCGGCGCCCGCGGCACCGATCAGATGCGACGGATCGTCACGACCCTCGAGCGGGCCCGCTACGCACCGCCGTCCGGGGCCCCGTCGCGCGAGGACGCCCAGCAGGTGCGGGACGACGTCGACGACCTCGTCTCGCGGGTCCGCCGCTCCCGCGCCGGCGGGTCACGGGTGCGCTCCGCGCTGGTCCCCCGCAGCGCCGTGCGCTGGTGGGCCGGGCTGCCCGGTCGGGTCGTGGACCAGGTGCGCCGCCGCTGA
- a CDS encoding DUF58 domain-containing protein has protein sequence MRGLTRRGSAVLGLGLALVAGGVLLGVRDLTRAGALLVVLPFIARFLVARRFDLAVSRDVVPPMVPPGTPATVDLRLRNTGTATSPQLVAEERVTYALGDRPRMLLARIGVDGERQITYRARSHVRGRHHLGPLTVRVSDAFGLARREVVLPGESSVLVLPRTYPLSGLPPMQAGSGGEEESSHRVTLHGASDVGVREYRDGDDLRRIHWPSTARTGSMMVRQDEQPGRRRALVLLDNRASSHIGTGGAGSLEWAVSAAASVATHLVARDHETYLATADLTSEPMTPLPSVEEALAALAVVTLTREDDAGGLLEAAAELSEHGGGTIIAVVGPLDEAAVRRLTRVGRGVALVVDAELFERGGTDVSATAVLLAAGGWRAVDVTARARVTDLWSDLVAGGEA, from the coding sequence GTGCGCGGGCTGACGCGGCGCGGCTCGGCCGTGCTCGGGCTCGGGCTGGCCCTCGTCGCCGGCGGGGTGCTCCTCGGGGTGCGGGACCTCACCCGAGCGGGCGCGCTGCTCGTGGTGCTCCCCTTCATCGCGCGGTTCCTCGTCGCGCGGCGCTTCGACCTCGCCGTGAGCCGCGACGTCGTCCCGCCGATGGTCCCGCCGGGCACCCCGGCGACGGTCGACCTGCGGCTGCGCAACACCGGCACGGCCACCTCGCCGCAGCTCGTCGCCGAGGAGCGGGTCACCTACGCGCTGGGCGACCGGCCCCGGATGCTCCTCGCCCGCATCGGGGTCGACGGCGAGCGGCAGATCACCTACCGGGCCCGCTCGCACGTCCGCGGGCGTCACCACCTCGGGCCGCTGACCGTCCGGGTGTCCGACGCCTTCGGACTGGCCCGCCGCGAGGTCGTCCTCCCCGGCGAGAGCAGCGTCCTCGTGCTCCCCCGGACCTACCCGCTGAGCGGGCTGCCGCCGATGCAGGCAGGCAGCGGTGGTGAGGAGGAGTCCTCGCACCGGGTGACCCTCCACGGGGCGAGCGATGTCGGCGTGCGCGAGTACCGCGACGGCGACGACCTGCGCCGCATCCACTGGCCCTCCACGGCGCGGACCGGCTCGATGATGGTGCGCCAGGACGAGCAGCCCGGCCGTCGGCGCGCGCTCGTGCTCCTGGACAACCGGGCCTCCTCCCACATCGGCACCGGTGGCGCCGGGTCGCTCGAGTGGGCCGTGAGCGCCGCCGCGTCTGTCGCCACCCACCTCGTCGCCCGCGACCACGAGACCTACCTCGCGACCGCCGACCTCACCTCCGAGCCGATGACCCCGCTCCCCTCGGTCGAGGAGGCGCTCGCCGCGCTCGCCGTCGTCACCCTCACGCGCGAGGACGACGCCGGTGGTCTGCTCGAGGCGGCGGCCGAGCTCTCCGAGCACGGCGGCGGGACGATCATTGCCGTCGTCGGCCCGCTCGACGAGGCCGCCGTGCGCCGTCTCACCCGGGTCGGCCGAGGTGTCGCTCTCGTCGTCGACGCCGAGCTCTTCGAGCGGGGCGGCACCGACGTGAGCGCGACCGCTGTGCTCCTCGCCGCCGGCGGCTGGCGCGCGGTCGACGTCACCGCCCGCGCCCGGGTCACCGACCTGTGGTCCGACCTCGTCGCGGGGGGTGAGGCCTGA
- a CDS encoding RNA polymerase sigma factor: MQTLLRKGHTNGGVTGEDVRSVVDEAGITPARLRVVLQTLKEQGIEVQVPATTKTTAKKAASTTKKAATKKTAATAKKAPAAKAATEAAAAEKASAKKAPAAKKAAPAKAEAPAKKAATAKAAPAKKAAPAKAAPAKKTATKKVGATKAAASSAAAPAKKTAAKKTTAKKAPAKKAAATKTAAVDEPDEVPEDAEVDADDAEDKDVKAESESGTDESAGFVLSNQDEDDAPAQQVVTAGATADPVKDYLKQIGKVALLNAEQEVELAKRIEAGLFAEEKLGSGEKLDAKLKRELWWIAQDGKNAKNHLLEANLRLVVSLAKRYTGRGMLFLDLIQEGNLGLIRAVEKFDYTKGYKFSTYATWWIRQAITRAMADQARTIRIPVHMVEVINKLARVQRQMLQDLGREPTPEELAKELDMTPEKVVEVQKYGREPISLHTPLGEDGDSEFGDLIEDSEAVVPADAVSFTLLQEQLHSVLDTLSEREAGVVSMRFGLTDGQPKTLDEIGKVYGVTRERIRQIESKTMSKLRHPSRSQVLRDYLD; the protein is encoded by the coding sequence GTGCAGACCCTCCTTCGCAAGGGCCACACCAACGGGGGAGTGACCGGGGAGGACGTCAGGTCCGTCGTCGACGAGGCAGGGATCACGCCAGCGCGGCTTCGCGTTGTGCTTCAGACGCTGAAGGAACAGGGAATCGAGGTTCAGGTGCCAGCCACCACGAAGACCACCGCCAAGAAGGCTGCGTCCACGACGAAGAAGGCCGCCACGAAGAAGACCGCCGCCACCGCGAAGAAGGCCCCGGCCGCCAAGGCCGCCACCGAGGCGGCGGCTGCCGAGAAGGCCTCCGCGAAGAAGGCCCCCGCGGCCAAGAAGGCCGCTCCCGCCAAGGCGGAGGCTCCCGCGAAGAAGGCCGCGACGGCCAAGGCCGCACCCGCCAAGAAGGCCGCGCCCGCGAAGGCCGCACCGGCGAAGAAGACTGCCACCAAGAAGGTCGGCGCGACGAAGGCCGCGGCGTCCAGCGCAGCCGCGCCCGCCAAGAAGACCGCGGCGAAGAAGACGACGGCCAAGAAGGCCCCCGCCAAGAAGGCCGCGGCGACCAAGACCGCCGCCGTCGACGAGCCGGACGAGGTCCCTGAGGACGCCGAGGTCGACGCCGACGACGCCGAGGACAAGGACGTCAAGGCCGAGTCCGAGTCGGGCACGGACGAGAGCGCGGGCTTCGTCCTGTCCAACCAGGACGAGGACGACGCGCCCGCCCAGCAGGTCGTCACGGCCGGCGCCACCGCCGACCCCGTCAAGGACTACCTCAAGCAGATCGGCAAGGTCGCGCTGCTCAACGCCGAGCAGGAGGTCGAGCTCGCCAAGCGGATCGAGGCAGGCCTCTTCGCGGAGGAGAAGCTCGGCTCGGGCGAGAAGCTTGACGCCAAGCTCAAGCGCGAGCTGTGGTGGATCGCCCAGGACGGCAAGAACGCCAAGAACCACCTCCTCGAGGCCAACCTGCGACTCGTCGTCTCGCTCGCCAAGCGCTACACCGGTCGCGGCATGCTCTTCCTCGACCTGATCCAGGAGGGCAACCTCGGCCTCATCCGTGCGGTCGAGAAGTTCGACTACACCAAGGGCTACAAGTTCTCGACGTACGCCACCTGGTGGATCCGGCAGGCGATCACCCGCGCGATGGCCGATCAGGCGCGCACCATCCGCATCCCGGTGCACATGGTCGAGGTCATCAACAAGCTCGCCCGCGTGCAGCGCCAGATGCTCCAGGACCTGGGCCGTGAGCCCACCCCGGAGGAGCTGGCCAAGGAGCTCGACATGACGCCCGAGAAGGTCGTCGAGGTCCAGAAGTACGGCCGCGAGCCGATCTCGCTGCACACGCCGCTCGGCGAGGACGGCGACTCCGAGTTCGGTGACCTCATCGAGGACTCCGAGGCGGTCGTCCCGGCCGACGCCGTCTCCTTCACCCTCCTTCAGGAGCAGCTGCACAGCGTCCTCGACACGCTCTCGGAGCGCGAGGCGGGCGTGGTGTCGATGCGCTTCGGTCTCACCGACGGTCAGCCCAAGACCCTCGACGAGATCGGCAAGGTCTACGGCGTGACCCGCGAGCGGATCCGCCAGATCGAGTCCAAGACGATGAGCAAGCTGCGCCACCCGAGCCGCTCGCAGGTCCTGCGCGACTACCTCGACTGA
- a CDS encoding universal stress protein has translation MTIVVGYVATKEGRAALDRAVAEAKLRTQPLVVINSDRGGSGFTGEHAAEQEQALQGVKDQMAAAGIEVDVRGLVRGKEPAEDLIAVAEETNAELIVIGLRRRTPVGKLILGSNAQRVLLDAPCPVLAVKAES, from the coding sequence ATGACGATCGTCGTCGGTTACGTCGCGACCAAGGAGGGTCGGGCCGCGCTCGACCGTGCGGTTGCCGAGGCGAAGCTGCGCACGCAGCCACTCGTCGTCATCAACTCGGACCGCGGCGGGTCGGGCTTCACCGGTGAGCACGCGGCCGAGCAGGAGCAGGCCCTCCAGGGGGTCAAGGACCAGATGGCCGCCGCCGGCATCGAGGTCGACGTCCGCGGCCTCGTGCGGGGCAAGGAGCCGGCCGAGGACCTCATCGCCGTCGCTGAGGAGACGAACGCCGAGCTCATCGTCATCGGCCTGCGCCGCCGCACCCCGGTGGGCAAGCTGATCCTGGGTTCGAACGCCCAGCGGGTGCTCCTCGACGCCCCGTGCCCGGTGCTCGCGGTCAAGGCTGAGAGCTGA
- the rsmH gene encoding 16S rRNA (cytosine(1402)-N(4))-methyltransferase RsmH: MATTDATAAQRHVPVMLEPILDLLGPVLGDGAVHVDGTLGMGGHAEAVLRRHPGVRLVAIDRDPLALELAEERLTPFADRVDYAHATNDEIGDVLDDLGIEAAQSMFFDLGVSSFQLDEAARGFAYAQDAPLDMRMDPGAPTTAADVLNSYDERELSRVLHEYGEERFARKIARAVVREREQAPFETSARLVELLRSTIPAASQRSGGHPAKRTFQALRIEVNAELTVWERALPEALARLAVGGRIAVLSFHSLEDRITKRGLAAGAASTSPAGLPVELEGHAPELRLLTRGAATPDAAELAANPRSASVRLRAAERIRPARRQTHPERTSR; the protein is encoded by the coding sequence ATGGCGACGACGGACGCGACGGCAGCGCAGCGTCACGTCCCCGTCATGCTCGAGCCCATCCTCGACCTCCTCGGCCCCGTCCTCGGCGACGGGGCCGTCCATGTCGACGGCACCCTCGGCATGGGTGGCCACGCCGAGGCCGTGCTCCGTCGCCACCCCGGCGTCCGGCTCGTCGCCATCGACCGCGACCCGCTCGCCCTCGAGCTCGCCGAGGAGCGGCTCACCCCCTTCGCCGACCGCGTCGACTATGCCCACGCGACGAACGACGAGATCGGCGACGTCCTCGACGACCTCGGCATCGAGGCGGCGCAGTCGATGTTCTTCGACCTCGGCGTGAGCAGCTTCCAGCTCGACGAGGCCGCGCGCGGCTTCGCCTACGCCCAGGACGCCCCGCTCGACATGCGGATGGACCCCGGCGCCCCGACGACGGCCGCCGACGTCCTCAACTCCTACGACGAGCGCGAGCTCTCGCGGGTCCTCCACGAGTACGGCGAGGAGCGCTTCGCCCGCAAGATCGCCCGGGCGGTCGTCCGTGAGCGGGAGCAGGCACCCTTCGAGACCTCCGCCCGGCTCGTCGAGCTGCTCCGCTCGACGATCCCCGCGGCCTCGCAGCGCAGCGGCGGCCACCCGGCCAAGCGCACCTTCCAGGCGCTGCGCATCGAGGTCAACGCCGAGCTCACCGTGTGGGAGCGCGCGCTGCCCGAGGCGCTCGCCCGGCTCGCCGTCGGCGGCCGGATCGCCGTCCTGTCCTTCCACTCCCTCGAGGACCGGATCACCAAGCGGGGGCTCGCTGCCGGCGCCGCCTCCACCTCGCCCGCCGGGCTCCCCGTCGAGCTCGAGGGGCATGCCCCCGAGCTGCGCCTGCTGACCCGCGGGGCCGCCACCCCCGACGCGGCCGAGCTGGCCGCCAACCCCCGATCTGCCTCGGTCCGCCTCCGCGCGGCCGAGCGCATCCGACCCGCCCGACGCCAGACCCACCCGGAGAGGACCTCGCGATGA
- the mraZ gene encoding division/cell wall cluster transcriptional repressor MraZ: MFLGTHTPRLDDKGRLFLPAKFRDRLATGLVVTRGQERCLYVFPLETFTDIATEMQKAPTSSRAARDYMRVFLSGASDEIPDKQGRVTIPAALRQYAGLTKDCTVIGAGNRLELWDSEAWERYLAETEQAFSDQSDEVIPGLM, translated from the coding sequence GTGTTCCTCGGTACCCACACCCCGCGTCTGGACGACAAGGGACGCCTCTTCCTCCCCGCGAAGTTCCGCGACCGCCTCGCCACCGGCCTCGTCGTCACCCGCGGCCAGGAGCGCTGCCTCTACGTCTTCCCGCTCGAGACCTTCACCGACATCGCCACCGAGATGCAGAAGGCCCCGACGAGCAGCCGGGCCGCCCGCGACTACATGCGCGTCTTCCTCTCCGGCGCCTCCGACGAGATCCCCGACAAGCAGGGCCGGGTGACCATCCCCGCGGCGCTGCGCCAGTACGCCGGCCTCACCAAGGACTGCACCGTCATCGGTGCCGGCAACCGGCTCGAGCTGTGGGACTCCGAGGCGTGGGAGCGCTACCTCGCCGAGACCGAGCAGGCCTTCTCCGACCAGTCCGACGAGGTGATCCCGGGACTCATGTGA
- a CDS encoding AAA family ATPase encodes MIPADQTTRPAPPSAPTPDELARLGEVGSRLTATMNAVIEGKSDVVSTAITVLLAEGHLLVEDVPGVGKTMLAKTLARAIDASVRRIQFTPDLLPSDITGVSIFNQDSRAFEFRQGAVFANVVVGDEINRASPKAQSALLECMEEHSVTVDGRTHQLPHPFIIIATQNPVEMEGTYPLPEAQRDRFMARVSVGYPDHRAEVAMLDHHGARSPLDDVRPVTDAEGIADLIGTVRGVHASQAARQYVVDLTSATRSHSSIRLGASPRATLHLLRAARSRAALAGRDHVLPDDVQALAVPLLAHRIILSSQAHLARESPASVIEDVVRRTRVPGGR; translated from the coding sequence TTGATCCCGGCAGACCAGACCACACGTCCCGCCCCCCCGAGCGCGCCCACGCCTGACGAGCTGGCTCGCCTCGGGGAGGTCGGGTCACGCCTCACCGCGACGATGAACGCCGTCATCGAGGGCAAGAGCGACGTCGTGAGCACCGCCATCACGGTGCTGCTCGCCGAGGGCCACCTGCTCGTCGAGGACGTGCCCGGGGTCGGCAAGACGATGCTCGCCAAGACGCTGGCGCGCGCGATCGACGCCTCGGTGCGGCGGATCCAGTTCACCCCCGACCTGCTGCCGAGCGACATCACCGGCGTGAGCATCTTCAACCAGGACTCACGGGCCTTCGAGTTCCGGCAGGGCGCCGTCTTCGCCAACGTCGTCGTCGGCGACGAGATCAACCGCGCCTCGCCGAAGGCCCAGTCCGCGCTGCTGGAGTGCATGGAGGAGCACAGCGTCACTGTGGACGGGCGCACCCACCAGCTCCCGCACCCCTTCATCATCATCGCCACCCAGAACCCGGTGGAGATGGAGGGCACCTATCCCCTGCCCGAGGCGCAGCGTGACCGTTTCATGGCCCGGGTGTCCGTCGGCTACCCCGACCACCGCGCCGAGGTAGCGATGCTCGACCACCACGGCGCGAGGTCGCCGCTCGACGACGTCCGGCCGGTGACCGACGCCGAGGGCATCGCCGACCTCATCGGCACCGTCCGCGGTGTCCACGCCTCCCAGGCTGCCCGGCAGTACGTCGTCGACCTCACCTCGGCCACCCGCTCGCACTCCTCGATCCGGCTCGGCGCCTCCCCCCGGGCGACCCTGCACCTGCTGCGGGCCGCCCGGTCCCGGGCCGCCCTCGCCGGCCGCGACCACGTGCTGCCCGACGACGTCCAGGCCCTGGCCGTGCCGCTCCTCGCCCACCGGATCATCCTCAGCAGCCAGGCGCACCTCGCCCGGGAGTCGCCGGCCTCGGTCATCGAGGACGTCGTGCGTCGCACCCGGGTGCCCGGCGGCCGGTGA